A region of uncultured Carboxylicivirga sp. DNA encodes the following proteins:
- a CDS encoding glycoside hydrolase family 3 N-terminal domain-containing protein yields the protein MNLKLISLVLLSVILFISCQQQTKPAVKYIPEVERLLSQMTLEEKVGQMTQVTLDVITKGDNIYSSYEPLQLDTAILNDVLINYHVGSVLNTANNKARTVEKWNEVIGTIQKTARKNTRLGIPVLYGIDAIHGATYTSGATMFPQQIAMAATWNPELVRQAAAITAYEVRASSIHWNFSPVLDLGIDPRWPRMWETFGEDPYLCTQLGEQMIKGYQGDSLGGVNQVAACLKHFLGYSAAASGKDRTPAYLSEMALREYHLPAFKKAVEAGAASVMINSGIINGESVHGSKKLITDLLKNELGFEGLVVTDWYDIENLHTRDKIASSNKEAVKLAINAGIDMAMVPYLYGRYCDDLVELVQEGEVSMDRIDDAVRRILNVKYQLGLFNQNGDNCHNYPKFGSSVFEKVAYTAASEAITLLKNDDDLLPLQPKTRLLVCGPNANSMRTLNGGWTYSWQGEKTDEFAQEYNTILEAIQAKFGMERVRFVPGVEYKMDGSYWEETNVDIASAVKAAKQCDVIILCLGENSYTEKPGDLHDLAISTNQAELAKQLSATGKPVVLVLNEGRPRIISSFANQMGAIIQTYLSGNYAGDALADILAGDVNPSGKLPYTYPMFSNSLAVYNHKPSEESKTAEGMYDYGGGFYPQFEFGHGLSYTTFEYSQLKVSTREFTLTDTVNVWVRVKNTGNRVGKEVVQLYSSDLYASVTPDIKRLRRFKKVELQPGEEVTMVFGLTARDLAFVDATGKWISEPGDFELQIGDKKIQISLKSEGN from the coding sequence ATGAATCTAAAATTAATATCTCTTGTGTTGTTGAGCGTGATTCTTTTCATCTCATGTCAGCAACAAACAAAGCCGGCTGTGAAATACATCCCCGAAGTTGAAAGGCTCCTTAGTCAGATGACACTAGAAGAAAAAGTAGGGCAGATGACACAGGTAACCTTAGATGTAATAACTAAGGGGGATAATATCTACTCAAGTTACGAACCATTGCAACTGGATACAGCCATCCTGAATGATGTTTTAATAAACTATCATGTTGGTTCGGTTTTAAATACTGCTAATAATAAAGCACGCACAGTTGAGAAATGGAATGAAGTGATTGGAACGATACAAAAAACTGCGAGAAAAAATACAAGGCTGGGTATTCCCGTATTGTATGGTATCGATGCTATTCATGGGGCTACTTATACATCCGGAGCGACAATGTTCCCTCAGCAAATTGCCATGGCAGCTACGTGGAATCCAGAATTGGTTCGTCAGGCAGCAGCAATAACAGCTTATGAAGTCAGAGCGTCATCAATTCACTGGAATTTCTCACCGGTTTTAGATTTGGGTATTGATCCTCGCTGGCCTCGTATGTGGGAGACCTTTGGCGAAGATCCCTATTTATGTACTCAATTGGGAGAGCAGATGATTAAAGGATATCAAGGGGATTCTCTTGGTGGTGTGAATCAGGTAGCTGCCTGTTTAAAGCATTTTTTAGGATATTCGGCAGCTGCTTCCGGTAAGGATCGTACTCCTGCATATCTTTCTGAAATGGCACTTCGTGAATATCATTTGCCTGCTTTCAAAAAAGCAGTTGAGGCTGGAGCAGCTTCGGTAATGATTAATTCGGGTATCATCAACGGAGAATCCGTTCATGGAAGTAAAAAACTAATAACCGATTTACTTAAAAATGAATTGGGTTTTGAGGGATTGGTGGTAACTGATTGGTATGATATTGAAAATTTGCATACCCGGGATAAAATTGCTTCATCAAACAAAGAAGCCGTTAAGCTGGCAATTAATGCAGGTATAGATATGGCCATGGTTCCTTATCTATATGGGCGTTATTGTGACGACCTGGTTGAATTGGTTCAGGAAGGTGAGGTTTCAATGGATAGAATTGATGATGCTGTTCGCCGGATTTTGAATGTAAAATACCAGTTGGGCTTATTTAATCAGAACGGAGATAATTGTCATAATTATCCAAAATTTGGCAGTTCGGTGTTCGAAAAAGTTGCCTATACGGCAGCTAGCGAAGCAATTACCTTGTTAAAAAATGACGATGATTTACTTCCTCTGCAACCTAAAACCCGATTGCTTGTATGTGGCCCTAATGCCAATAGCATGCGAACTTTAAATGGCGGCTGGACTTATTCGTGGCAAGGTGAAAAAACAGATGAATTTGCTCAGGAATACAATACCATTTTGGAAGCTATTCAAGCGAAGTTTGGTATGGAAAGAGTCCGTTTTGTTCCGGGCGTTGAATACAAGATGGATGGCAGTTACTGGGAAGAGACAAATGTTGATATTGCTTCGGCTGTAAAAGCTGCAAAACAATGTGATGTTATTATTTTATGCCTGGGAGAGAATTCATACACAGAAAAACCAGGTGATTTACATGATTTGGCCATATCTACAAATCAGGCAGAACTGGCTAAGCAATTGTCTGCAACAGGAAAGCCGGTTGTGTTGGTGCTAAACGAAGGGCGTCCGCGCATTATCAGTTCATTTGCCAATCAGATGGGTGCTATAATTCAGACGTATCTATCAGGTAATTACGCCGGAGATGCATTGGCTGATATTTTGGCTGGAGATGTAAATCCATCAGGTAAGCTGCCTTATACCTATCCAATGTTCTCCAATTCACTTGCTGTCTATAATCATAAACCCAGTGAAGAAAGTAAGACTGCCGAAGGAATGTATGATTATGGAGGTGGTTTTTATCCTCAGTTTGAATTTGGTCATGGCTTAAGTTATACCACTTTTGAATATAGTCAGCTTAAAGTTTCAACACGGGAGTTTACACTAACTGATACCGTTAATGTTTGGGTGAGAGTTAAGAATACAGGAAACCGTGTAGGTAAAGAAGTGGTACAGTTATACAGTTCTGATTTGTATGCTTCTGTCACACCAGATATTAAGCGACTAAGACGATTTAAAAAGGTTGAGTTACAACCGGGTGAAGAAGTAACCATGGTATTCGGACTAACTGCACGTGACCTCGCCTTTGTAGATGCAACTGGAAAATGGATAAGTGAGCCTGGAGATTTTGAATTACAAATTGGTGATAAGAAGATACAGATATCCTTGAAATCAGAAGGAAATTAA
- a CDS encoding T9SS type A sorting domain-containing protein — MKTFTILWSLVLVLICGQLKAQVVYADFESTDMVFESWGDATFAKVANPTSDTDATNTSANVGEFSHAGNNWWTGIGASQRLASPIDFSVTPYFRMKVFASSPIYILFKLENFDDYNLNSEVGYQLTDDETNKWVELTFNFSEVTRTDLDKIVLYFDPEMKFSQAGTKYYFDDINASNSAPAGEFSLSPEEGATEIKVQDPLKLTANFALRMIDDSPISDPSSVLVLKKTDVNGADIPFTGYISNDQKSFSIVPDMFLDASTTYWYGVKEGTIEYSTDEEVTGISASFTTTANAFPQVYNIEDFDGNTKARVVETIGDPSPAYSIVSESDEGIGTSDNQVFKFEKKSSWGGWERIHLELMYPIEVTDGKAAFSMRIYSPKTTYLRFKLSNQKDDGGTFQELDADVNVANGWQTLYFEFSNLTAVDYSHILLFPAGGDGEELTYYIDDIKGPNVPMPDLNVDFLPADGATNGYSFSKMTITSNYEFKNLDHSAIADFTGKLALKKGGSTGSDIAYSASISADNKKITIIPVEQLEVGSTYYYGVVDNALIFEDNGENITGLSATFTVREANMAVYNDFDGNSLCLDDPNGVYSIGSSVENLWVSMDPDFINEYDNALEWNRGTENWGWEHVQFKLNNKINTSGDKIISVKVYSPKTTYVRLKLSNNDESVFYEVDANITAINTWETLYFDYSNIDLSQAEYNTLSFFIDGGNTDDAQKYYFDDLMGPVLGNATAIAKTHANKLKFYPNPVVDFLYLINTSQNVNYEVYSLSGALVKSGSINANKIDVSNLFKGVYLIKVDSQVTKFIKK; from the coding sequence ATGAAAACATTTACAATCCTATGGAGTCTCGTACTCGTTTTAATCTGTGGCCAATTGAAGGCGCAGGTAGTTTATGCCGATTTTGAAAGTACCGACATGGTTTTCGAAAGTTGGGGAGATGCCACTTTTGCAAAAGTGGCTAACCCAACTTCTGATACCGATGCAACTAATACTTCAGCTAATGTTGGTGAATTCTCGCATGCAGGAAATAACTGGTGGACAGGTATTGGTGCATCGCAACGACTGGCTTCTCCAATAGACTTCAGCGTTACCCCTTATTTTCGAATGAAAGTGTTTGCATCCAGTCCAATTTATATTTTATTCAAACTTGAGAATTTTGATGATTATAACCTTAATAGTGAGGTTGGATATCAACTAACAGATGATGAGACCAATAAATGGGTTGAATTAACATTTAATTTCAGTGAGGTTACTCGTACTGATCTGGATAAGATTGTGTTGTATTTCGATCCGGAAATGAAATTCTCTCAAGCCGGCACTAAATATTACTTTGATGATATAAATGCCAGTAATAGTGCACCTGCAGGAGAATTCTCGTTAAGCCCGGAAGAGGGTGCAACGGAGATTAAGGTGCAGGATCCGTTAAAATTAACAGCTAACTTTGCTTTGCGTATGATTGATGACTCACCTATATCAGATCCTTCATCTGTTTTGGTTTTGAAAAAGACAGATGTCAATGGAGCGGATATTCCATTTACAGGATATATTAGCAATGATCAGAAGAGTTTTTCAATTGTGCCGGATATGTTCTTAGATGCCAGTACAACGTATTGGTATGGTGTAAAAGAAGGTACCATTGAATATTCCACCGACGAAGAAGTAACGGGTATTTCTGCTTCGTTTACAACTACTGCCAATGCTTTTCCTCAGGTTTATAACATAGAAGATTTCGACGGTAATACAAAAGCAAGGGTAGTTGAAACTATTGGTGATCCTTCACCAGCATATTCAATCGTTTCAGAATCAGATGAAGGTATTGGAACAAGTGATAATCAGGTTTTCAAATTTGAGAAGAAATCTAGTTGGGGTGGTTGGGAACGTATTCACCTCGAGTTAATGTACCCTATTGAGGTTACCGATGGTAAAGCAGCCTTTTCGATGAGAATCTATTCTCCAAAAACAACTTATTTACGTTTTAAGCTTTCAAATCAAAAAGACGATGGTGGAACTTTCCAAGAGTTGGATGCTGATGTAAATGTAGCGAACGGCTGGCAAACTTTATATTTCGAATTTTCTAATCTTACAGCTGTTGATTATTCACATATTTTGCTTTTTCCGGCAGGTGGTGATGGCGAAGAATTGACCTATTACATCGATGATATTAAAGGTCCTAATGTTCCAATGCCTGATTTGAATGTTGATTTCTTACCGGCAGATGGTGCAACCAATGGTTATTCTTTCTCAAAAATGACCATCACTTCAAACTATGAGTTTAAAAATTTAGATCATTCTGCAATTGCTGATTTTACTGGAAAATTAGCATTAAAAAAAGGTGGTTCAACGGGTTCTGATATAGCATATTCTGCATCAATAAGTGCTGACAATAAAAAGATTACTATTATTCCGGTTGAGCAACTGGAAGTAGGTAGTACCTATTATTATGGTGTGGTTGATAATGCTTTGATTTTTGAAGACAATGGTGAAAATATCACTGGCTTATCTGCAACTTTCACTGTTCGTGAAGCCAATATGGCTGTTTACAACGATTTTGACGGTAATAGTTTGTGTCTTGATGATCCTAATGGAGTTTATTCGATTGGCAGCTCGGTTGAGAATCTTTGGGTAAGTATGGATCCTGATTTTATCAATGAGTATGATAATGCACTGGAATGGAACCGTGGAACTGAGAACTGGGGATGGGAACATGTTCAGTTTAAATTGAATAATAAAATAAATACAAGTGGAGATAAGATCATCTCAGTTAAAGTTTATTCTCCTAAGACAACCTATGTTCGCTTAAAATTATCAAATAACGACGAAAGTGTATTCTACGAAGTTGATGCTAATATAACAGCGATTAATACCTGGGAAACATTGTATTTTGACTATAGCAACATCGATTTATCACAAGCCGAATATAATACATTGTCTTTCTTTATAGATGGAGGTAATACAGATGACGCGCAAAAATATTATTTCGATGATCTGATGGGACCAGTGTTGGGTAATGCCACAGCCATTGCAAAAACACATGCAAACAAGTTGAAGTTCTATCCAAATCCAGTGGTTGATTTTCTTTACTTAATTAATACATCGCAAAATGTAAACTATGAGGTTTATTCTTTAAGTGGTGCATTGGTTAAAAGTGGAAGCATAAATGCAAATAAAATCGATGTGTCAAATTTATTCAAAGGAGTGTATCTGATTAAAGTTGACTCTCAGGTGACAAAGTTTATTAAGAAATAA
- a CDS encoding DUF4959 domain-containing protein, with amino-acid sequence MKIYNSILKIFVALLTICGLWSCEDKTEDIDRIPPGTVSNVEITPLNGGAKITYELPKDEDILFVKAVYVNSLGQSVFKVSSFYSDVIEIDGFNDTDEHEVSLVVVDRSNNSSKEVRQNFTPLKSHIQLVQESMTLNPDFGGVRIEWENQSAKTVFTYFSYIDTVGNEITKILPSSKEEEKVVVRGMDTIRTECFIQVEDFYGNKTQKISKGDYTPLFEQEIDKTKWTLVNTLSVDGNAWEGQTEFLWDGVVDTKESNDDNSYCMISRSDNGGQLNYPLDIVIDMNANVVINRFVVWQRAYWYGNESEYYYYQSENFKSFNLYASNDLSNWELIGEYTIDDPKDEDGNVPADAITEAINGHGFELDEYPQPFRYLKFSVTENFGSEEYVNISELTLFGTQQ; translated from the coding sequence ATGAAGATATATAATTCAATATTAAAGATTTTCGTTGCCCTGCTTACAATATGTGGGTTATGGAGCTGTGAAGACAAAACTGAAGATATAGACCGAATCCCACCCGGAACCGTTTCAAATGTTGAAATAACTCCTTTAAACGGAGGTGCAAAAATAACGTACGAACTTCCTAAAGATGAAGATATTCTATTTGTAAAGGCTGTTTATGTCAACTCATTGGGGCAGAGTGTGTTTAAAGTGAGTAGCTTTTATAGTGATGTAATTGAAATTGACGGCTTTAATGATACGGATGAGCATGAAGTAAGTTTAGTGGTTGTTGACAGATCAAATAATTCATCCAAAGAGGTGAGGCAAAATTTTACTCCATTAAAATCACACATTCAATTAGTACAGGAGAGCATGACTCTGAATCCTGATTTTGGAGGAGTGCGCATAGAGTGGGAAAATCAATCAGCCAAAACAGTTTTTACATACTTTTCTTATATCGATACAGTTGGTAATGAGATAACCAAAATTCTTCCGTCATCAAAAGAAGAAGAAAAAGTGGTGGTGAGAGGTATGGATACTATTCGTACTGAGTGTTTTATTCAGGTGGAAGATTTCTATGGAAACAAAACGCAAAAGATTTCAAAAGGAGATTACACACCACTTTTTGAGCAAGAAATAGATAAAACCAAATGGACTTTGGTCAATACGCTTAGTGTTGACGGAAATGCCTGGGAAGGTCAAACAGAATTTTTATGGGATGGTGTAGTTGATACTAAAGAATCAAACGATGACAACAGTTATTGCATGATTTCGCGTAGCGATAATGGAGGACAACTAAATTATCCGCTGGATATTGTAATTGATATGAATGCCAATGTTGTGATCAACCGATTTGTTGTTTGGCAAAGGGCGTATTGGTATGGTAACGAAAGCGAATATTATTACTACCAGTCGGAGAACTTCAAGTCATTCAATCTGTATGCCAGTAATGATCTCTCAAATTGGGAACTGATTGGTGAGTATACAATTGATGATCCCAAGGATGAAGATGGAAATGTACCGGCTGATGCCATAACTGAGGCAATCAATGGTCATGGTTTTGAATTGGATGAATATCCGCAACCTTTCCGATATCTAAAATTTTCTGTTACAGAGAATTTTGGAAGTGAGGAATATGTAAATATCTCAGAATTAACCTTGTTTGGAACCCAGCAATAA
- a CDS encoding cellulase family glycosylhydrolase: protein MKKLSIILLIVLIGSYSRAQNVNGFLRTNAQEIENASGEPFIIRAMGPGGWMLQEGYMFGTQVGTQHEIREMLEDLTDKTTTDEFYEKWLENFFTEADVALIADWGYNSIRVPLHYNLFTLPIEQEPVLGENTWLDKGFVMVDNLLSWCENHDIYLILDLHAAPGGQGKNADISDYDPSKPGLWESEFNRSKTVALWKKFAERYQDKQYIGGYDLLNETNWGFVGDTGNENGCGCQSNTPLLNLYHDLIDAIREVDTNHLIFIEGNCWANNFAGLESLATYDNNLAFSFHKYWTYNTDQVIDGLLQMRERTNVPLWLGETGENSNTWMTDMVKQMERLGIGWSTWAYKQIDCDDPFSIYSDKWKAITNYNPSTGANRPSASVASAAMDDMLEKIKTENCKFNPDVVYALTGSPLGEERIPYTEHTIPGVIYAVDYDMGEVRDAWYDKVYQNNHVSTGEYTAWNEGYAYRNDGVDIEGCSDAVSNGFNVAWTEDGEWLRYTVNNVTEGYYDITFRVASYSSTINLRINTQLISSEHIVTPQTGGYQVWRDVTVENIYLPDGPAELTLLIIKGGLNLNYIKFDLNPSTDLGQTKKKGESLIGNIRCSNDQLQINILNEASDPMKVERIKVYDLQGQLLLVENGQSVIYEEGTVAIEASLSRGFYIVKVESDGGNLTKSFVK, encoded by the coding sequence ATGAAAAAACTATCAATTATATTATTAATAGTGCTTATTGGTTCCTATTCCAGGGCGCAAAATGTTAATGGATTTCTAAGAACGAACGCTCAGGAGATTGAGAATGCAAGTGGAGAGCCTTTCATAATAAGAGCAATGGGGCCGGGAGGTTGGATGTTGCAGGAAGGTTACATGTTTGGTACTCAGGTTGGCACTCAGCACGAGATACGGGAAATGCTCGAAGATCTGACAGATAAAACCACTACTGACGAGTTTTACGAAAAATGGCTTGAAAATTTCTTTACAGAGGCTGATGTTGCATTAATTGCTGACTGGGGTTATAACTCAATCAGGGTTCCGCTTCATTACAACCTATTTACCTTACCCATTGAACAGGAACCTGTATTGGGAGAGAATACTTGGCTTGATAAAGGTTTTGTAATGGTTGATAATCTGTTATCATGGTGCGAGAATCATGATATTTATTTAATTCTTGATTTACATGCAGCACCGGGAGGACAAGGTAAGAATGCTGATATTAGCGATTATGATCCTTCCAAGCCGGGTTTGTGGGAGAGTGAATTCAATCGTTCAAAAACAGTTGCTTTATGGAAAAAGTTTGCAGAACGTTACCAGGATAAACAGTACATAGGTGGATATGATCTGTTAAACGAGACCAATTGGGGTTTTGTTGGAGATACTGGTAATGAAAATGGATGTGGTTGCCAGAGCAATACTCCCTTATTGAACTTGTATCACGATCTGATAGATGCCATTCGTGAGGTAGACACCAATCACTTAATATTTATCGAGGGTAACTGCTGGGCAAATAATTTTGCCGGATTAGAATCGCTGGCTACCTATGACAATAATCTGGCTTTTAGCTTTCATAAATACTGGACATATAATACCGATCAGGTAATTGATGGCCTTTTACAAATGCGCGAAAGAACTAATGTGCCTCTGTGGCTGGGCGAAACGGGTGAGAATTCCAACACCTGGATGACAGATATGGTTAAGCAAATGGAACGTTTGGGTATCGGCTGGTCAACATGGGCTTATAAGCAGATCGACTGTGATGACCCGTTTTCTATTTATTCTGATAAGTGGAAAGCAATTACCAATTATAATCCTTCAACAGGTGCCAATCGCCCAAGCGCTTCTGTAGCCTCAGCCGCTATGGACGACATGCTTGAAAAGATAAAAACTGAGAACTGCAAGTTTAATCCTGATGTGGTTTATGCGCTTACAGGCTCACCTTTAGGTGAAGAACGAATTCCTTATACCGAACATACTATTCCGGGTGTCATTTATGCTGTTGATTATGATATGGGAGAGGTTAGGGATGCCTGGTATGATAAGGTTTATCAGAATAATCATGTAAGCACTGGGGAATATACCGCGTGGAATGAAGGGTATGCATATCGTAATGATGGAGTTGATATCGAAGGCTGTTCGGATGCTGTTAGCAATGGGTTTAATGTTGCCTGGACTGAAGATGGTGAATGGTTGAGATACACGGTAAATAATGTTACTGAAGGTTATTACGATATAACCTTTCGTGTGGCATCGTACAGTAGTACAATTAATTTGAGGATTAATACTCAGCTGATAAGTTCGGAACATATTGTAACTCCTCAAACCGGTGGATACCAGGTTTGGAGAGATGTGACTGTTGAAAATATTTATTTGCCTGATGGACCAGCAGAGCTCACTTTGTTGATAATAAAAGGTGGACTAAATCTCAATTACATAAAGTTTGATTTGAATCCATCCACTGATCTGGGTCAAACAAAAAAAAAAGGTGAATCACTAATCGGGAACATCCGGTGCAGCAATGATCAATTGCAGATTAACATTTTAAATGAAGCTTCAGATCCAATGAAGGTGGAGCGAATTAAAGTTTATGATCTTCAGGGGCAATTATTGCTGGTTGAGAACGGTCAATCTGTTATTTATGAAGAAGGAACAGTCGCTATTGAAGCCTCTCTTTCCAGAGGGTTTTACATTGTTAAAGTTGAATCTGATGGTGGTAATCTCACAAAGTCTTTTGTAAAGTAA
- a CDS encoding RagB/SusD family nutrient uptake outer membrane protein, with product MKKILYYIKTMFLLIITVLLHACSDYLDIVPDKTQELELLFDRQQQAYKALATCYSYLPKNDDLYATQILTTDELTTPIRQVTNGIEIMRGKQNVNNPLLGLWTGYSGGAYQNSLFRAINDCNIFIENIHLVPDMTDDEKEEWKAEVIFLKAYYHFLLVRSYGPVPIMDENIPISAPIDEIRVKRNTVDESFEYIVNTINQSIEVLPERNSNNLYLGRIDKVIAEAIKSRVLLYAASPLFNGNAEYYQNFVDKEGVSLFNTTYDEDKWVQARDAAKNALDLALHNNLTLFKYTGDVLVEDQRDMQSTMLQGLYNYRYMFTQKWNAELIWGNSNPVTSYYQVQAASLMKSPTSSSNEAAWQWLSPTLRMAELYYTKNGLPIDEDLSFDFDHRYDLTTVTSSNRLEAQTNQQTAILHLNREPRFYASVGFDRGFNRSWGTRYPLRMRKNEKPGGRQGNSNDYLISGYLLKKYSHISSEGSTYDNLIKYPWPIIRLAELYLNYAEALNEAEGPSQEVYDALNAVRSRVNLPDIENVWSNAELAKDVNKHLTQEGLREIIFQERLIELAFEGHRYHDIRRRKLGEKYFATPVMGWSVDETDIQNFYTLTRVGERSFITPRDYFQPIQLDEMTKNTNLVQNPGW from the coding sequence ATGAAAAAGATATTATATTATATAAAAACAATGTTCCTGTTAATAATTACTGTTTTACTTCATGCGTGCAGTGATTACCTGGATATTGTACCCGATAAAACACAGGAATTGGAGTTGTTGTTCGATCGTCAGCAACAGGCATATAAAGCATTGGCAACATGCTATTCATATTTGCCAAAGAATGATGATTTGTATGCTACTCAAATACTTACCACCGATGAGTTAACAACACCAATCAGGCAGGTTACAAATGGAATAGAGATTATGCGTGGCAAGCAAAATGTAAATAATCCTTTATTGGGATTATGGACAGGCTATAGTGGCGGTGCATATCAGAATTCATTATTCAGAGCCATAAATGATTGCAACATCTTTATTGAAAATATCCATCTGGTACCGGATATGACAGATGATGAGAAGGAAGAATGGAAGGCAGAAGTAATCTTTTTAAAGGCCTATTATCATTTCTTATTGGTTCGCTCTTATGGTCCGGTTCCTATTATGGATGAAAATATCCCAATTTCTGCTCCCATTGATGAGATCAGAGTCAAGCGAAATACAGTTGATGAGTCTTTTGAATATATTGTCAATACTATTAATCAGTCGATTGAAGTACTACCAGAACGAAATAGTAATAATCTATATCTCGGACGTATTGATAAAGTAATTGCCGAAGCCATTAAGTCACGGGTTTTGCTTTATGCTGCCAGTCCTTTGTTTAATGGCAATGCAGAGTATTACCAGAACTTTGTAGATAAAGAAGGTGTATCGCTTTTCAATACCACTTACGATGAAGATAAATGGGTGCAAGCAAGGGATGCAGCTAAAAATGCATTGGATCTGGCATTACATAACAATCTCACCCTTTTTAAATATACAGGTGATGTTTTGGTGGAAGATCAGCGCGACATGCAAAGTACAATGTTACAAGGCCTGTATAATTACAGGTATATGTTTACACAAAAATGGAATGCTGAATTAATCTGGGGCAACTCTAACCCGGTAACTAGTTATTACCAGGTTCAGGCTGCATCATTAATGAAAAGCCCTACTTCATCCAGTAACGAAGCTGCGTGGCAATGGCTTTCGCCAACATTACGTATGGCAGAGCTGTATTACACAAAAAACGGACTGCCTATTGATGAGGATCTGAGTTTTGATTTTGACCATCGTTACGATCTTACAACTGTTACTTCCTCAAACAGACTTGAAGCTCAGACAAATCAGCAAACAGCCATCTTACATCTTAATCGTGAACCTCGCTTTTATGCTTCAGTAGGATTCGATCGGGGCTTTAATCGATCTTGGGGAACCCGTTATCCGCTGAGAATGCGTAAAAATGAAAAACCGGGTGGTCGTCAGGGTAATTCAAATGACTATCTAATATCAGGTTACCTGCTGAAAAAGTATTCTCATATCTCATCAGAAGGAAGCACTTATGATAACCTTATTAAATACCCATGGCCTATTATTCGTCTGGCCGAATTATACCTGAATTATGCGGAGGCTTTGAATGAGGCAGAAGGACCATCGCAGGAAGTATACGATGCTTTGAATGCTGTTCGTTCGCGGGTTAACCTGCCTGATATTGAAAATGTGTGGAGTAATGCAGAGCTTGCTAAAGATGTAAATAAACATCTTACTCAAGAGGGTTTGAGAGAGATCATTTTTCAGGAGAGGTTAATCGAACTGGCCTTTGAAGGTCATAGATACCACGATATCAGAAGAAGAAAGTTAGGTGAAAAGTATTTTGCAACGCCTGTTATGGGATGGAGTGTGGATGAAACTGATATTCAGAATTTTTACACACTAACACGTGTTGGGGAGCGCTCTTTTATAACACCCCGTGATTATTTTCAACCTATACAACTGGATGAAATGACGAAGAATACTAATCTGGTTCAAAATCCTGGATGGTAA
- a CDS encoding DUF4998 domain-containing protein: MKKIIKISQLVVMPLLFLFSTLFFSCEDMEDSYEKYLENRIYSPRVTGLQAQTGYKTVTLDWINPEGNIAEKIIIEYDEQKVMFDEMVNSAVISDLEIKGYEISVFTEDQYGNRSVPATIYVFPNGEE; this comes from the coding sequence ATGAAAAAAATTATTAAAATTAGTCAGTTGGTAGTAATGCCATTATTGTTTCTGTTTTCCACGCTGTTTTTCTCCTGCGAGGATATGGAAGATAGTTATGAGAAATACCTTGAAAACAGAATTTACTCACCCAGAGTAACAGGTTTACAGGCACAGACAGGTTATAAAACTGTAACGCTCGATTGGATAAATCCAGAAGGAAATATTGCTGAAAAAATCATTATCGAATACGATGAACAGAAAGTGATGTTCGACGAAATGGTGAATAGTGCGGTTATCAGTGATCTGGAAATTAAAGGTTATGAGATTTCAGTATTTACTGAAGATCAATATGGAAACAGATCTGTACCTGCCACAATTTATGTTTTTCCAAATGGTGAAGAATAA